Genomic DNA from Carnobacterium divergens DSM 20623:
ATTCAGTTTTTTTTTTACTTTTCAATATTCCTATAATAAAATAGCACAACTCTAAAAACAATTAGAGTTGTGCTATTTTATTATAGTATCTTGTTTTCATCAATTACCTACCTACATTCTAAATAATTTCCAACTACTTTTAACGTATTCCCCCCTATAAAAATAGTCTCCATACTAATACTAGATAATATGTTTTGTTTTTTTAGATTTTTTATTCTTGATAATAAAGAATAAAATTCCAGCTACAACAAGAATAGCAATTAGCGTAATTATCATATAAAAATATAGATTGTCTGTTTTTTCTATCTCAACAGCTTCCTTATTTAACTTTTTGACGTCTCCTTTAATTTCAAAATTCTTTTTGAAATTCCAACCTTTTTTATCCTCCGTATTAGCTGTTAACAACAATGTATATTTCCCTGGTTTCAATTCCTGATTATCCCAAGATATGGGGAATTCGTAGCTTGAATTAGGCGCCATAGATTGATTGTCCTTTTTTGTTTCATGAAGAATCTTATCCGATCCCTCTTTGCTTACTTTTGCATCTACAGTCATTCCTGAAATAATGATTGGACTTGTATTTTGAAGTGTCGCATTTACTACCGTTCGATAATTTTGTAGTCCAGGAGTAATAGTATTTAATTCTAAGTCAGGCTCAATTTTTTTATCTGTTTCGGTTAATTTTACTCCTACTATATAGGAAAAATCATTTTTTATTTGAACATTTTTTTCTGATTCTATCTCTTCTTGTGTCATTTTTTTATGGATATAAAAACCACCAAGCAAAATTCCATCAAATGATTTTTTGGGCATAGTTAACATGTAGTTAACTGTCTTTTTTTCCTTTGGAAGCAATACAACTTCATTCTCCCCTGTAATTAGTTTACTTATATCATAAGTTAAGCTACTATCCTTAGATCCTTTTGATTCCCCATAGTTAATAACCCCGTTACGATTCGTCGTAGCTGTGTTTATATCAACTTGAATAGTTACGTCTTGATCACTTGAATTTTCTATTTCTAAAGAGATTTCTTGTTGCTCTCCAGCTGCCATTTTCAAATCAAAATACGTTTTACTTTGATCAATTTGGTTTTCAGGAATAACTGCTTTAACACTATAGTTCATATCTGCTGCACTTGCTGCAGGATTTCCTATTGATATTAAAAATCCTGTTATAATTGCAAACAAAAACAAATAGTTGTTTTTTTTCATTGTTATTTTCCTTTCTATATTTCATAAGAAATAAAACAATTAAGCCAATTCAACTTAATTGTTTTATTTAAAGTTTATTACATCGGAGCGTCAGTTAGTTCCCAATTAATTGTAGCGGTATAGTCTACATTGGTATCTGCCGTTCCTGGCAATACTTTCAATTGAACATTTTCATTATCATTAAGTTTTCCTGAAAACACGTCCACCCATGTTCCACGGCCAGTATCTTCTTTAGCATTCATCATCACATGAGCATCTGAATTACTAAAAGTTACATCTTTATTTTGTGGCGCTGGAGAAATATTTTCTGTTTGTGTTTTCAAGACTCCGTTTTTAAAAGTTAGCTCTGCACCTTTCAATACTTTTGATCCAGCTGCACTTTTAAATTCAGTTGCTTTTGCTGTTAAATTCCAGCCAGCTCCTGTCCCACGTTTATCTGTAACTTGAACAAAAGGATGTTCATTCTGTGCATGATAAATCATTGTTCCAGATGCTGTTTTTTGTGTCCCAAATTCAATATTTGATACATAATCAATTGTTAGAGAACCTTCATTTCCTGTTCCTGGATTCGTTGGATCTGTTGGATCAATTGGGTCTGAAGGGTTTGGATTATCTGGATTTGTTGGATCTATTGGATTTGTTACTTCTTCTCCTGCTTCGAAAACAATATGATTCGTTGAATTAGCCGTACTTGAAACTGCTGCTAATGCATTTGTTGATAAACCAGTCAATCCTAATAACGAAACTCCTGCAATTGCTGTTAATGTTCTTTTTTTCATTTTATTTTTCCTCCAGATTTATTATTTTGTTGGTGCGTCAACTAAACTCCAATTTATTGTAGCGCTATATTCTCCAGCGAAGTTACCTGCTGGTACACTCAATTTCACATTGCTGTTATCTAACATGTCTGCCCATGTTCCCATGCCCTTTTTCTCATCTGCATTCATTAGAACATCTGATCCACTACCATCTGCATCCAATGTGAAGCCAAAATTTTCTGGTGCTTCTGACACATTTCCATCAGTTGTTTTCATTGTTCCTTTAGGAATTGCAAGAGTAGCTCCTTTTAATACAACTGAATTGTCTTTACTCTCTACGAAAGTGCTTAATCCTACTTGAAGAGTCCATCCTTGACCTGTTCCTCGGCGATCTGAAACTTGAATATTTGGATTTTTTGCAGTTGCTGCATAAACTTCTGAATTTGACGAAATATCATGTGTCCCAAACTCAAATGGAGTCACATTATCAATCG
This window encodes:
- a CDS encoding DUF916 and DUF3324 domain-containing protein, with translation MKKNNYLFLFAIITGFLISIGNPAASAADMNYSVKAVIPENQIDQSKTYFDLKMAAGEQQEISLEIENSSDQDVTIQVDINTATTNRNGVINYGESKGSKDSSLTYDISKLITGENEVVLLPKEKKTVNYMLTMPKKSFDGILLGGFYIHKKMTQEEIESEKNVQIKNDFSYIVGVKLTETDKKIEPDLELNTITPGLQNYRTVVNATLQNTSPIIISGMTVDAKVSKEGSDKILHETKKDNQSMAPNSSYEFPISWDNQELKPGKYTLLLTANTEDKKGWNFKKNFEIKGDVKKLNKEAVEIEKTDNLYFYMIITLIAILVVAGILFFIIKNKKSKKTKHII
- a CDS encoding WxL domain-containing protein, which gives rise to MKKRTLTAIAGVSLLGLTGLSTNALAAVSSTANSTNHIVFEAGEEVTNPIDPTNPDNPNPSDPIDPTDPTNPGTGNEGSLTIDYVSNIEFGTQKTASGTMIYHAQNEHPFVQVTDKRGTGAGWNLTAKATEFKSAAGSKVLKGAELTFKNGVLKTQTENISPAPQNKDVTFSNSDAHVMMNAKEDTGRGTWVDVFSGKLNDNENVQLKVLPGTADTNVDYTATINWELTDAPM
- a CDS encoding WxL domain-containing protein, producing MKLTKLVLVTIATTGAMTLASQMSLAEEADKADSKATVTLEQGETTGPVDPIDPSEPGGETGHEGPLTIDNVTPFEFGTHDISSNSEVYAATAKNPNIQVSDRRGTGQGWTLQVGLSTFVESKDNSVVLKGATLAIPKGTMKTTDGNVSEAPENFGFTLDADGSGSDVLMNADEKKGMGTWADMLDNSNVKLSVPAGNFAGEYSATINWSLVDAPTK